Proteins co-encoded in one Quercus robur chromosome 8, dhQueRobu3.1, whole genome shotgun sequence genomic window:
- the LOC126695770 gene encoding uncharacterized protein LOC126695770: MADEVIDGLGNMKLTSKEEEIIPISNEGRVEAIESCTLSLLGKFLTCKPFNKRAAKITLKKVWGLEDRMHIIEEGPNLFQFKFQSKFDMSKVLDGGPWSFDNQLLLLQRWKRGMTVGNLKFEYASLWVQIWVAPLDMISP, encoded by the coding sequence ATGGCAGATGAGGTTATTGATGGGTTGGGGAATATGAAGTTAACGTCTAAGGAGGAGGAAATTATTCCTATCTCTAATGAAGGACGAGTGGAGGCCATAGAAAGTTGTACTTTGAGTCTTCTTGGGAAATTCCTTACATGTAAACCCTTCAATAAAAGAGCGGCTAAGATCACTTTGAAGAAAGTGTGGGGTTTGGAGGACCGGATGCACATAATTGAGGAAGGGCCGAATCTATTCCAATTCAAGTTCCAATCGAAGTTTGATATGTCTAAAGTTCTCGATGGGGGTCCTTGGTCTTTTGATAATCAGCTTCTTTTACTCCAACGATGGAAGAGAGGGATGACAGTGGGGAACCTTAAGTTTGAATATGCTTCTCTTTGGGTTCAGATTTGGGTTGCACCGCTTGACATGATCTCTCCTTAA